Proteins encoded by one window of Candidatus Zixiibacteriota bacterium:
- a CDS encoding ORF6N domain-containing protein → MKNGLIPVNRIENKIFLLRSCNIMLDSDLANLYGVETKALIQAVKRNIDRFPDDFMFQLTKEEFANLRSQFGTSSQWGGRRYPPYAFTEQGVAMLSSVLKSKRAVRVNIEIMRAFVKLRELLATNEKLARKLNELEKKYDAQFKVVFDAIRQLMQPPMKKARKIGFE, encoded by the coding sequence ATGAAAAACGGTCTTATTCCTGTTAACAGAATAGAGAACAAAATCTTCCTGCTCCGCTCTTGCAACATTATGCTGGACAGCGACCTGGCGAACCTTTACGGAGTAGAGACGAAGGCGCTTATACAGGCGGTCAAAAGAAACATCGACCGGTTCCCCGATGATTTTATGTTTCAGCTTACGAAAGAGGAGTTCGCCAACTTGAGGTCACAATTTGGTACCTCAAGTCAATGGGGCGGGCGACGGTACCCGCCGTATGCCTTCACCGAGCAGGGTGTCGCTATGCTTTCATCGGTGCTGAAAAGCAAGAGGGCGGTGCGGGTCAATATCGAAATCATGCGGGCGTTCGTTAAACTGCGGGAGCTTCTGGCTACGAACGAGAAACTTGCCCGGAAACTGAATGAACTGGAAAAGAAATATGACGCTCAATTCAAAGTCGTTTTCGACGCCATCAGGCAGCTGATGCAGCCGCCGATGAAGAAAGCGCGGAAGATCGGGTTTGAATAG
- a CDS encoding M20/M25/M40 family metallo-hydrolase: protein MRSFTYALFSLLVLAVTNSSAAGSPYLITADSVYRHISVLADDSLEGREVGEIGEWKAGQYIQNVFVGAGLAPTGDDDDYLQAYDFIKRIDLGPGNKLSINGTPLVLFDDYQPLLQSDTAAALDFESVVDAGYGITVAENEGDYDDYEGIDVAGKAVLVRRFSPPKDQHEGIDFDKYSAITDKINNAVEHEASAIIFITPSDKDDAIKDEPAAFVHAKDIPVLWLKRAGLEKLGLSIDEPLISSVTGATELIRVRDTSYNVIGFIPGRSDTTVIIGAHYDHLGWGGPSSMYKGEEKMIHNGADDNASGVAVMLELARHYSSERDRLHYSLLFIAFSGEEAGVLGSTHFAKNMTIDSSKVRMMLNLDMIGRLADQDGLAIMGTGTCEEFKTFFDSVSYDHLKLSLKESGVGPSDHTPFYNRGIPSMTFFTGPHSDYHKPTDDIERIDTHGIVRVTQLARDIIDHFDAIDSPLTFQKTKDSGMGKRRSQFSVSLGVMPDHVAEVKGVRVDGVIPDRPGAKAGVIEGDVIIRIGDNAIGDIYDYMSALGKFSPGDSTVVVVERGVDTLSLDLVF, encoded by the coding sequence ATGCGCTCATTCACATACGCTCTGTTTAGTTTGCTCGTACTCGCTGTAACAAATTCAAGTGCGGCCGGTTCACCATATCTTATCACGGCTGATTCAGTCTATCGCCATATTTCGGTGCTCGCCGATGACTCCCTTGAGGGCCGCGAGGTCGGCGAAATCGGCGAATGGAAAGCCGGGCAGTATATCCAGAATGTTTTTGTCGGGGCGGGCCTGGCGCCGACAGGGGATGATGACGACTACCTTCAAGCCTATGACTTCATAAAGCGCATCGACCTCGGCCCCGGCAACAAGCTCAGCATCAACGGCACACCCCTTGTGCTTTTCGATGACTACCAGCCGCTTCTTCAATCCGACACCGCCGCCGCTCTTGACTTCGAATCCGTTGTCGATGCCGGCTATGGCATCACGGTCGCGGAAAATGAAGGCGACTACGATGACTACGAAGGCATAGATGTCGCCGGCAAGGCGGTACTCGTCCGTCGCTTCTCCCCTCCCAAAGATCAACACGAGGGCATCGACTTCGACAAGTACTCCGCGATTACCGACAAGATCAACAACGCCGTCGAGCACGAAGCATCGGCGATTATCTTCATCACACCCTCGGACAAAGACGATGCCATCAAAGATGAACCGGCCGCTTTCGTCCATGCCAAAGACATCCCCGTTCTCTGGCTGAAACGCGCCGGGCTGGAGAAACTTGGCTTGTCAATCGATGAGCCGTTGATATCGTCGGTGACCGGCGCGACCGAGCTTATCCGTGTCCGCGATACATCATACAACGTCATTGGTTTCATCCCCGGGCGAAGCGACACGACAGTCATAATCGGCGCCCACTATGACCATCTGGGCTGGGGCGGACCATCATCGATGTACAAAGGCGAAGAAAAGATGATTCACAACGGCGCCGATGACAACGCGTCGGGCGTAGCCGTCATGCTCGAACTGGCCCGCCACTATTCATCTGAGCGCGATCGCCTTCATTATTCGCTGCTTTTCATCGCTTTCTCCGGTGAAGAAGCCGGCGTGCTCGGCTCGACCCACTTCGCCAAGAACATGACCATAGATTCCTCGAAAGTCCGAATGATGCTCAACCTCGATATGATCGGGCGACTGGCCGACCAGGATGGACTGGCTATCATGGGCACCGGAACCTGCGAAGAGTTCAAGACGTTCTTCGACAGCGTTTCTTACGATCACCTCAAGCTCTCTCTCAAAGAGTCCGGCGTGGGACCATCGGATCACACCCCGTTTTACAACCGCGGGATTCCATCGATGACCTTCTTCACCGGCCCGCACAGTGATTATCACAAGCCCACCGATGATATCGAGCGAATCGATACGCACGGCATTGTCCGCGTGACACAGCTCGCCCGTGATATAATTGACCATTTCGATGCTATCGATTCTCCGCTTACCTTCCAGAAAACGAAAGACAGCGGCATGGGCAAACGACGCTCGCAATTTTCCGTGAGTCTGGGGGTGATGCCGGACCACGTGGCCGAGGTTAAGGGAGTTCGTGTCGATGGTGTCATACCGGACCGTCCGGGCGCGAAAGCGGGTGTTATCGAGGGTGATGTTATTATCCGGATCGGTGATAATGCCATTGGCGACATCTATGATTACATGAGCGCTCTGGGCAAATTTTCCCCCGGCGATTCGACCGTAGTGGTTGTCGAGCGCGGTGTTGACACCCTCTCGCTCGATCTGGTGTTTTAG
- a CDS encoding tetratricopeptide repeat protein — protein MKRSSRDILVIVGVLIVVAVGYFLFKEPSPLSKQEAAVEFEHPDVEGMDRNAMPSLANFPTDYESLVQLGNQLMDQGNFPIAAEAYKRALAIDPRDPNVRTDFGACLHGMGLQRRAIEEFHRVLTEHPEHAIANFNLGIVFYNTKTLDSARYYWKEYLRIEPDGQAAAQAKQYLETIGG, from the coding sequence ATGAAGCGTTCCAGCAGAGATATTCTGGTGATTGTCGGTGTTCTGATTGTTGTGGCGGTTGGCTATTTTCTCTTCAAAGAGCCATCGCCGCTATCCAAACAAGAGGCGGCTGTGGAGTTTGAACATCCCGATGTTGAGGGGATGGATAGAAACGCTATGCCATCGCTGGCGAACTTTCCGACTGATTATGAGTCACTGGTGCAGCTTGGTAATCAGTTGATGGATCAGGGGAATTTTCCGATCGCGGCCGAGGCCTACAAGCGGGCATTGGCGATCGACCCTCGTGATCCCAATGTCCGCACGGATTTCGGCGCCTGTCTTCACGGGATGGGCCTTCAGCGACGGGCTATCGAAGAGTTTCACCGGGTGCTTACGGAGCATCCCGAACACGCTATCGCCAATTTCAATCTGGGGATAGTTTTTTACAACACCAAGACTCTGGATTCAGCGCGCTATTACTGGAAGGAGTATCTGAGGATTGAACCCGACGGTCAGGCCGCAGCTCAGGCCAAACAATATTTGGAGACGATAGGCGGTTAG
- a CDS encoding SO_0444 family Cu/Zn efflux transporter: MLVDSAFLLLVGIALAGLVRVLLNEASVRRFLTGSKSAVVLKSALLGIPLPLCSCSVVPVAYELRKSGLSRGGTTAFLVSTPETGVDSILLTYSLTDPLMTVARPITAFVTAMAAGLAVELSPWVDVSVEEPAGACTDDCCSPVRANANTESRSLGQKIVDGLKYAFGDLMDDLAPYLFIGYLLAGVAALLLGDQFGAIPETFRSGWGSYVGAVVVGLPLYICATSSTPLAAVLLTFGFSPGAVLVFLLVGPATNVASLTVVRKILKGRATLVYLAAIVVISILCGLVFDAVYSWLGYSPVYRSGAESDAASVWGVVSAVVFSVYVVYLTFRKLLRRVF, encoded by the coding sequence ATGCTCGTTGACTCGGCGTTTTTGCTCTTAGTCGGGATAGCCCTGGCCGGGCTGGTGCGGGTGCTGCTCAATGAGGCCAGTGTGCGCAGATTTCTGACCGGCTCGAAATCAGCGGTGGTGCTGAAATCGGCGCTGCTTGGGATTCCGCTGCCGTTGTGCTCGTGCTCGGTGGTGCCGGTTGCCTATGAACTCCGCAAGTCCGGCCTCAGCAGAGGCGGCACGACGGCATTTCTGGTGTCTACCCCGGAGACCGGTGTCGATTCCATTCTACTGACCTACTCGCTGACCGATCCGCTTATGACGGTTGCCAGACCGATTACGGCGTTCGTAACGGCTATGGCGGCCGGGCTGGCGGTGGAACTGTCACCCTGGGTAGACGTCAGCGTTGAAGAGCCTGCCGGCGCATGCACAGACGACTGCTGCAGCCCTGTCAGGGCGAATGCGAACACGGAATCCCGGTCTCTCGGGCAGAAGATTGTCGATGGTCTCAAGTATGCTTTTGGGGATTTGATGGATGATCTCGCGCCATATTTATTTATCGGTTATCTGCTGGCGGGCGTGGCGGCACTTTTACTTGGCGACCAGTTTGGCGCGATACCCGAGACATTCCGAAGCGGGTGGGGCAGTTATGTGGGAGCGGTGGTAGTCGGGCTGCCGCTTTATATCTGCGCGACATCATCGACACCGCTCGCCGCGGTGCTGTTGACTTTCGGGTTTTCGCCGGGAGCGGTACTGGTGTTTCTGCTGGTCGGTCCGGCGACCAATGTGGCTTCGCTCACAGTAGTGAGGAAGATTCTCAAAGGGCGGGCAACGCTCGTTTATCTGGCGGCGATTGTCGTGATCTCGATTCTCTGTGGCCTGGTTTTTGACGCCGTGTACAGTTGGCTGGGCTACAGCCCGGTATACAGGTCCGGTGCGGAGAGCGATGCGGCTTCGGTGTGGGGGGTTGTGTCGGCTGTGGTTTTTTCGGTTTACGTGGTGTATCTCACCTTCCGCAAGTTGCTCCGGCGCGTTTTTTAG
- a CDS encoding ComF family protein, translating into MMAGVKKPQWLEGMIDFFFPPLCLGCGEYTENEGSICGRCLKAIETFDRPFCLNCMSIIPAGHKCTICKGDSLPLFAYGNYTSPLEDIVIQFKFKGIKTPAKYFARLLHEQFAPVVEELGSMTLAPIPLHPSRESRRGYNQAELLARELAQIFGYATQADLLRRIKLRKEQARLNHKERVANIRGVFEVAEEFDIDGGVILVDDVVTSGSTVREAAGILRTKGYRVVAVLAIAHAL; encoded by the coding sequence ATGATGGCAGGCGTAAAGAAACCTCAGTGGCTGGAGGGGATGATTGACTTTTTCTTTCCGCCCCTGTGTCTGGGCTGCGGCGAGTACACTGAGAACGAAGGCTCTATCTGCGGGCGCTGCCTGAAAGCAATCGAGACATTCGACCGGCCGTTCTGTTTAAACTGTATGAGTATCATCCCGGCCGGCCACAAGTGCACTATCTGCAAAGGTGATTCACTGCCGCTTTTTGCCTATGGCAACTACACCAGTCCGCTGGAGGATATCGTCATTCAGTTCAAGTTCAAGGGTATCAAAACGCCGGCGAAGTACTTCGCCCGGCTGCTCCATGAGCAGTTCGCGCCGGTGGTGGAAGAATTGGGCAGTATGACCCTGGCGCCGATTCCTCTTCATCCGTCGCGCGAAAGCCGTCGCGGTTACAATCAGGCAGAGTTGTTAGCGCGTGAATTGGCGCAAATTTTTGGCTACGCCACGCAGGCCGACCTGCTGAGGCGAATCAAGTTGCGTAAAGAACAGGCGCGGCTCAACCACAAAGAGAGGGTGGCGAATATCAGGGGTGTGTTCGAGGTGGCGGAGGAGTTCGATATTGATGGCGGTGTGATTCTGGTTGATGATGTGGTGACATCGGGATCGACCGTACGCGAGGCCGCCGGGATTCTCAGAACGAAAGGCTACAGGGTGGTGGCGGTTCTCGCGATCGCTCACGCCTTGTAG
- the xerD gene encoding site-specific tyrosine recombinase XerD, whose protein sequence is MVKAHIEDYLQYLKLERGLSANTLASYRRDLAEFFSPVKHREVTSVKPSDINEYLTRLNKSGRKPTTIARKISSIRQFFKYLVNNGVVKDDPTSAFAAPKIVRYHPHYLSATEIEKILSSIETNTVAGKRDRAIIELLYGSGLRISELINLKISDIEFEAGFIRVIGKGDKERLVPMGDFAKSAIEEYLNFRDEKKGGGRSNFVFVSKIGDKFSRVSLWKIVRKVVLKAGILRKVTPHTFRHSFATHMLEGGADLRIVQEMLGHADISTTQIYTTIDRDYIIAEHKKYHPRELARSNDD, encoded by the coding sequence ATGGTAAAGGCGCATATAGAGGATTATCTGCAGTATCTGAAGCTCGAGCGTGGACTGTCTGCCAATACTCTGGCGTCGTACCGTCGTGACCTGGCGGAGTTTTTTTCTCCGGTTAAACACAGGGAAGTTACATCGGTCAAACCGTCGGATATTAACGAATATCTCACCCGGCTGAACAAGAGCGGGCGTAAGCCGACGACGATAGCGCGCAAGATTTCATCGATCCGCCAGTTTTTTAAATATCTCGTTAATAACGGTGTCGTCAAAGATGACCCCACTTCGGCTTTTGCCGCGCCGAAGATTGTCCGGTATCATCCGCACTATCTCTCCGCGACCGAGATCGAGAAAATCCTGTCATCGATCGAGACCAATACAGTCGCCGGTAAGCGCGATCGGGCCATAATCGAATTGCTGTATGGTTCGGGTCTGAGAATCTCGGAATTGATAAATTTGAAAATTTCTGATATAGAATTTGAGGCCGGATTTATTCGCGTAATCGGCAAAGGGGACAAAGAGCGGCTTGTCCCGATGGGGGATTTTGCTAAATCGGCAATTGAGGAATATCTGAATTTTCGAGATGAGAAAAAGGGGGGCGGTCGCTCTAATTTCGTGTTTGTCAGCAAGATAGGGGATAAATTTTCTCGGGTTAGTTTGTGGAAAATCGTCAGAAAGGTGGTCTTAAAGGCCGGAATTTTGCGGAAGGTGACTCCGCACACTTTCCGTCATTCGTTTGCCACGCATATGCTTGAGGGAGGGGCAGATCTAAGAATAGTGCAAGAAATGCTCGGTCATGCCGATATATCTACAACACAGATATATACGACGATTGATCGGGACTATATAATTGCAGAACACAAAAAGTACCATCCAAGAGAGCTGGCCCGGTCCAACGACGACTGA
- a CDS encoding diguanylate cyclase: protein MYLHYFESFEDLVTICQRFPVDIIMMASRGSCVKEVELVRTIKDNVFLRIVPIILFHPEPDESIVVAAYQAGAEDFVYGDWRDKLTQVRIKRVIERSRRDLSINPSTHLPGPAIIEAEIDRQINMEAQFAVCYADLDNFKAYNDYYGYFYGDKVIQLTSRVIKDVVFDLCREGFVGHIAGDDFIFIIPPEEVERICGEIIRTFDILIPFRYDERARQRGFIETTNRRGEPEEFPILTISIAVLINEDRQFGHVGEMSRMLADLKTATKRKDGSNYMVERRKKY from the coding sequence ATGTACCTGCATTACTTTGAATCGTTTGAAGATCTGGTGACGATCTGTCAAAGATTCCCGGTGGATATTATCATGATGGCCAGCAGGGGCAGTTGCGTTAAGGAAGTCGAATTGGTGAGGACCATTAAGGATAATGTCTTTCTGCGGATTGTGCCGATAATCCTGTTTCATCCGGAGCCGGACGAGAGCATCGTGGTGGCGGCCTACCAGGCCGGCGCCGAGGATTTTGTTTATGGTGACTGGCGCGACAAGTTGACGCAGGTTCGTATCAAGCGGGTGATTGAGCGTTCCCGGCGCGACCTGTCCATTAATCCATCCACCCATCTTCCGGGGCCCGCGATAATAGAGGCCGAGATTGACCGTCAGATAAATATGGAAGCACAGTTCGCCGTGTGTTACGCCGACCTCGATAATTTCAAAGCGTACAACGACTACTATGGCTATTTTTATGGCGACAAAGTGATACAGCTTACCTCGAGAGTAATCAAAGACGTTGTTTTTGATTTGTGCCGGGAGGGGTTTGTCGGTCACATTGCCGGGGATGACTTCATATTCATTATTCCGCCCGAAGAAGTAGAGCGCATCTGCGGTGAGATTATACGCACGTTCGATATACTGATACCGTTTCGGTATGACGAGCGGGCGCGGCAGCGGGGGTTCATAGAGACCACCAACCGGCGGGGAGAGCCCGAAGAATTTCCCATTCTGACGATATCCATTGCCGTTCTTATCAACGAAGACAGGCAGTTCGGGCACGTGGGGGAGATGTCGCGGATGCTGGCCGATCTGAAGACGGCAACAAAGCGCAAAGATGGTTCGAACTACATGGTCGAACGTCGCAAGAAATACTGA
- a CDS encoding tetratricopeptide repeat protein → MTPTPSKMLNRLKDNKWPLTIAAIAVLVRLIYLLEISNLPEFLVPMVDEKWHWEWAQQILSESFWGQGAYFRAPLYPYFLALLALVTGSSILFAKILQILLTAGTAWFIFQLARQLFDSKTAIVAGLIYAFYGTLVFYETMFLIPALFLLLIVWAMFRTVAYRQSSSIKTWLMTGIVFGLAALARPNVLIVIPFLMLWLFFSGVKKASLTIRIKLPTVLLVGLIITIAPVTIRNLIVTGDFILISSQGGINLYLGNNPEADGLTMLMPEVDLNEAVSWRQFGVATQNAAEREAGRRLSEAEQSSFWSKKAVSFIVNNPAKFADLLWRKTVYLLSGFENSDNLDIYHQRTKSALYSILVWKKILMFPFGILLPLTLAGVYLTKEKFKNLIPVYIFLLAYIPSIILFLVTARHRLPLIPFMIIIAAGGLVYLFGSLREMKSKQYMVAGALLLIPLFVFNRTHYEEVGTSDFQIYFNEGIQFEQLGDYARAEQSYRMADRDYPYSATLVNSLGHIQFLQGNYGEAAQNYLRAIQLDPNFSPAYNNLGLLVRQVANPDTAVALFRNAIATHGDPGINPERLALYYANLADTYSQLRLTDSAEYYYRKSILTAPSQAVGYFRYGSHGIRNGQLNMADSLFTVGRTLGEPTPAELFNWGLSYLRRQEFNRSLELMRVVVNRDSTFYQAYHCIGVIYYNSGFPVDSALEYVNRALALNPSYQPSLDLRNTLNRGN, encoded by the coding sequence ATGACTCCGACACCATCAAAAATGCTCAACAGGCTGAAAGACAATAAATGGCCGCTCACCATTGCCGCCATAGCTGTTCTGGTTCGACTGATATATCTGCTTGAGATAAGCAATCTCCCCGAATTCCTGGTTCCGATGGTTGACGAAAAGTGGCACTGGGAATGGGCTCAACAAATCCTGAGTGAATCGTTCTGGGGGCAAGGGGCATACTTCCGGGCCCCGTTGTATCCGTATTTCCTCGCACTCCTCGCTCTTGTTACCGGAAGTTCCATTCTCTTCGCCAAGATTCTTCAAATCCTTCTGACCGCCGGCACCGCCTGGTTCATCTTCCAACTGGCTCGGCAGTTGTTCGATTCGAAAACCGCCATCGTGGCCGGGCTGATTTATGCCTTCTACGGAACACTTGTCTTTTATGAAACAATGTTCCTCATCCCCGCTCTGTTTCTCTTGCTGATAGTGTGGGCAATGTTTCGAACCGTCGCCTACCGGCAGTCATCCTCCATTAAAACATGGCTCATGACCGGTATCGTTTTCGGCTTGGCGGCACTGGCCAGGCCCAATGTGCTTATTGTCATCCCTTTTCTTATGCTCTGGCTGTTCTTTTCGGGCGTGAAGAAAGCTTCACTCACCATTCGCATTAAGCTCCCGACCGTTTTACTGGTGGGTCTGATCATTACCATTGCCCCGGTTACCATCAGGAATCTGATCGTCACCGGAGATTTCATCCTGATCTCATCACAGGGCGGAATCAATCTGTACCTCGGTAATAACCCGGAGGCCGATGGACTGACGATGTTGATGCCGGAGGTGGACCTTAATGAGGCCGTTAGCTGGCGACAATTCGGCGTCGCCACTCAAAATGCCGCCGAGCGCGAGGCCGGAAGACGCCTCTCGGAAGCCGAACAGTCATCATTCTGGAGTAAAAAGGCCGTATCCTTTATCGTAAACAATCCCGCGAAATTCGCCGACCTGCTCTGGCGAAAGACCGTTTATTTGCTCTCCGGATTCGAAAACAGCGATAATCTCGATATCTATCATCAAAGAACCAAATCAGCCCTTTATTCGATACTCGTCTGGAAAAAGATCCTCATGTTCCCCTTCGGAATACTTCTTCCGCTCACGCTGGCCGGAGTCTATTTGACGAAAGAGAAGTTCAAAAACCTGATTCCTGTCTATATATTCCTATTGGCGTACATCCCGTCGATTATTCTATTTCTCGTTACGGCCCGGCATCGCCTGCCCCTGATTCCCTTTATGATCATAATAGCGGCCGGTGGGCTGGTGTATCTGTTTGGTTCGCTGCGCGAAATGAAGTCAAAGCAGTATATGGTCGCAGGTGCTCTCTTGTTGATCCCCCTCTTCGTCTTCAACCGCACGCATTACGAAGAAGTCGGCACAAGTGACTTCCAAATCTATTTCAACGAGGGCATCCAGTTCGAACAGCTCGGCGACTACGCCCGGGCAGAACAGTCGTACCGCATGGCCGACCGTGACTACCCCTACTCCGCAACCCTGGTCAATAGCCTCGGTCACATTCAGTTTTTACAGGGCAATTACGGCGAGGCGGCGCAGAATTACCTGCGGGCAATACAACTCGACCCAAACTTCTCGCCCGCCTACAACAATCTCGGCCTGCTTGTCAGACAGGTTGCCAATCCCGATACGGCTGTCGCTCTCTTTCGTAATGCCATAGCCACCCACGGCGACCCGGGCATAAATCCGGAAAGACTCGCTCTCTACTACGCCAATCTTGCGGACACTTACAGCCAATTGCGGCTGACCGACTCCGCCGAATACTACTACCGCAAATCCATCCTGACAGCGCCGTCACAAGCGGTTGGATATTTCCGCTATGGATCGCACGGCATTCGGAACGGCCAACTGAATATGGCCGACTCACTCTTCACGGTCGGACGAACTCTGGGAGAGCCCACCCCAGCCGAACTGTTCAACTGGGGACTCTCCTATCTCAGGCGACAGGAGTTCAACCGGTCCTTGGAGCTGATGAGGGTGGTTGTGAACCGGGACAGCACTTTTTATCAGGCGTATCACTGTATCGGCGTTATTTATTACAACAGCGGCTTTCCCGTAGATTCGGCGCTTGAGTATGTCAACAGAGCGCTGGCTCTCAATCCCTCCTACCAGCCGTCACTCGACCTGCGAAATACTCTGAACCGCGGCAACTAA
- a CDS encoding DUF2884 family protein, with protein sequence MKSVVICTMVCLVMLASPAMSHDSHRTHMVSVHDVSCRWDNVNFDLEDGTIVLEHEGRDIETVEITEDYELYVNGDKIELNEHQQELVAEFYESVMDIIDYAKALGWEGARIGAEGAKLGLQAVGGLFKVVFTSYDTDDFERDIEREAEKIEAKAEKLEKKAERIEVMAEDLADLAQEMDEEIPQLDELGWF encoded by the coding sequence ATGAAAAGCGTGGTTATTTGCACGATGGTTTGTCTGGTGATGCTGGCCTCCCCGGCCATGTCTCACGATAGTCACCGGACTCATATGGTGTCGGTTCACGACGTCAGTTGCCGGTGGGACAACGTAAATTTTGACCTCGAAGACGGCACGATTGTGCTCGAGCACGAAGGCCGTGATATTGAGACCGTGGAGATCACCGAGGATTATGAGTTATATGTCAACGGCGATAAGATAGAGCTCAATGAACATCAGCAGGAGCTTGTCGCGGAGTTCTATGAGTCGGTTATGGATATAATCGATTACGCCAAGGCACTCGGCTGGGAAGGAGCCAGGATCGGGGCAGAGGGCGCGAAACTTGGCCTTCAGGCGGTGGGGGGGTTGTTCAAGGTTGTCTTTACCAGTTACGACACGGATGACTTTGAACGTGATATTGAAAGGGAGGCCGAGAAGATCGAAGCCAAAGCCGAGAAGCTCGAGAAGAAGGCTGAGCGGATAGAAGTCATGGCGGAGGATTTGGCGGACCTCGCCCAGGAGATGGACGAGGAGATACCTCAACTGGACGAGTTGGGTTGGTTTTAG
- a CDS encoding TldD/PmbA family protein has product MNNKEKLELAKWAVTQAKGFGADEAAVDVANSREIEIECRDQKIDKLQEATQNSMTVRIYTKGRYSGNTTNDLRKDSLSKFIEEAVAMTKYLGEDPYRSLPDSKYYAGLKDADLGICDNSYDEVSADQRVKIARDIETDTRERTDKIVSLTSYYGDGTYESVKVHSNGFEGTRRSTSFSAGVEVGITDGKGGRPSWWDWRTVRFFKDLPPISTYGEFAVERALDRIGQTKIESGAYDMIIENRARASLLGALEGPLSGRNLQQKNSCLDGKLGQKVFSDKLTVVDDPFMKGGLASRLYDDDGLPSRKRTIIEKGVLKEYLIDWYYSRKLGVEPTGGDTTNVTFELGTRSLDEMVKDMKKGILVTGFIGGNSNDTTGDFSFGIIGTYVEDGKLIKPVNEMNVSGNILQFWSSLVEVGNDPYTYSSLQRPTMYFKDVQFSGV; this is encoded by the coding sequence ATGAATAATAAAGAGAAATTAGAACTGGCCAAGTGGGCGGTTACACAAGCCAAAGGGTTTGGCGCCGACGAAGCCGCAGTTGATGTGGCCAATAGTCGCGAAATCGAAATCGAGTGCCGCGACCAGAAAATCGATAAGCTTCAGGAAGCAACACAAAACAGCATGACCGTCCGCATATATACCAAAGGCAGATATTCCGGCAATACCACCAATGACCTGCGCAAAGATTCACTGAGCAAGTTCATCGAAGAAGCCGTGGCCATGACGAAATATCTGGGTGAAGACCCTTATCGCAGCCTCCCCGATTCGAAATACTACGCCGGGCTAAAGGATGCTGACCTGGGTATCTGCGATAACAGCTACGATGAAGTCTCGGCCGACCAGCGCGTGAAGATTGCCCGCGACATCGAAACCGACACGCGTGAACGCACCGATAAAATAGTATCGCTGACATCGTATTACGGCGACGGTACTTATGAATCGGTTAAGGTTCACAGCAACGGCTTCGAGGGTACGCGTCGCAGCACGTCATTCAGCGCCGGTGTCGAAGTGGGTATTACCGATGGCAAAGGCGGCCGGCCCTCATGGTGGGACTGGAGAACCGTAAGATTCTTCAAAGACCTTCCCCCGATCTCAACCTACGGCGAATTCGCCGTCGAACGCGCCTTAGATAGGATCGGCCAAACCAAGATAGAGTCCGGCGCGTACGACATGATTATCGAGAACCGGGCCCGTGCCAGCCTTTTGGGAGCTCTCGAGGGCCCACTAAGCGGTCGGAACCTTCAGCAGAAGAACTCCTGCCTTGATGGCAAATTGGGACAGAAAGTCTTCTCGGATAAACTGACGGTCGTGGATGACCCGTTTATGAAGGGCGGCCTTGCCTCGCGTCTCTATGACGATGACGGACTGCCGAGCCGTAAGAGAACTATTATCGAGAAGGGCGTCCTCAAGGAATACCTGATCGATTGGTACTATTCCCGCAAACTGGGCGTTGAACCCACGGGCGGCGACACCACCAACGTTACCTTTGAACTCGGGACCAGGTCTCTCGATGAAATGGTGAAAGACATGAAGAAGGGGATTCTCGTTACCGGTTTTATCGGCGGCAACTCCAACGATACCACCGGCGACTTCTCCTTCGGAATAATCGGAACCTACGTCGAAGACGGCAAGCTGATTAAGCCGGTCAACGAGATGAACGTGTCAGGCAACATTCTGCAGTTCTGGAGCTCGCTGGTGGAGGTCGGCAACGACCCTTACACTTACTCCAGCCTGCAGCGCCCCACTATGTATTTCAAGGACGTTCAATTCAGCGGCGTCTGA